The DNA window aaaaaaaaagttgccctgTGAGCTGTTTCCATTCATAATTTCACCTATTGCGCAGATATCATAGGCTAGCCTATTCTTATTTAATTTGAAACAAAACTTTATTAAACATGCTATTATTTAATTGTAGCCTATAGGCCtacataaaaattatttttattaacaagtgtcATTTTTTTAGGCCTTAGGCATATAGACTATTTAGATTCaggctgcccaaccctgttcctggagatctacctacctgaagactttagttccagtccgtctccaacacagctgtctgtaattaccaagtgctacctaagagattaattagctggttcaggtgtgtttgattagggttggatcTGAACTTTGGAAATCAAGTGATCGTGCCGCAGTTAAGCATTAGGCTATAACTGGACAATGCAGCCTGttcattgtcataataaaatacagccagccaaacatattgaaaaactatgctattttacttcccatcactccacaacaaatcaaACAAGCCCAAACTAATTAATGtaaaattttttactttttgtaaacACTGTTTGCGTTAAAACCCCCTACTTTTTTCTCGACAAAAAGTGTTTCCACACAAATTTTTTCAACATTAAAACTACCGATATAGAATTCATGTGCTATAGTTAAACAGAAAAAGATTTTGTCGACACTTGAGAAATTTTATCGATAAATGGAAATTTCTGTCAACTAAATTTTGAAgagctaatattttttttttttttttttttttgcaaaaaatcctTGGATGGAAACATTCTGGTGATACTTCACAGGCAAAAAAGGTCTGTTGTCAGTAATAAAGCAATTCAGTCTCTTTCAAACCTAGAGGCTTTCTAATGGTCAGCCTGGGTTGAATCTCGTGCGACACACACGTGGGAAAATCTTTTGTGTGGGAAAATTTGCTGAACATTGAGAAATTTGATAGTTTTAATGCTAAAGTTTAAAACGACTGCTGATGCTGTTGTATTTGCTTACATAAATGTTTCACAGAAAGTCACATGAGGTATGTGAATGTGAAGCATGCCATTAGCACCAAACAGAGGCACAGCTCAAGAATTCAAGAGTTCTGCTGGTTGGACATCACTGCTCATAAACATTCGTGAGAGGATTCTGTCAGATAATGAGGTGGGACAGTGTCTGTAAAGTAATGGAAGAGCCCACGCTAAGGCCCCTGGGTAATAGAAGGGTTTGGGTCTCGGGGAGAGTATCGCATGCTTTAAAGTCTCCAGAACTGGACCCAAGTCTGAGCTTGATGCTGAAGTCATGTTGACCAGCCGCTGCTGCATCGACTGGATATATTCTTCTCCATAAGATGCCATCACTTCCTGAGACAAACCACTGAGGATGTCCTCTTGAGTGCTATTCCACTGCTCTCTGCTGCCCAGAATATCTAGAAAATTGGgttttattgaaaaatatagAGTTAATAAAAATGCATACAAAACCTTTCGCAATAGTTGGAGCTATATTTCACTTTAAGAttaattattattctttattacacggctctttggaatgcttgattctgattggtcagttgagacatttgcaggttcgttcttttcaaataatcaccgctccaaagtaataacgcatagccggtactacttgtatgtttaaaatccctctgtgccaacaaagattaccgtttggcgccatcttgtgacaaacactggacaaccactattaacaatggaaaatttcgacattaatctatttaaattgtcttattaacgtacatagtttgaatgttattcacgtggtactatatcgtttcgcggaaggataaaaatgttaatttaaaacaaatgccAATAAAAGATTTCAGAATTCATATTCatatccagtttttttccttatgtggcaagtacattatcccttacgtgttccacacaaaaaaataacagcGCTGAATGAGAATAGATACTGACAGAAATGCTGACTTGAAATGCTTTTCTTTGAAGATTTTTTCtagtttccagtcaaaatatctaaagattcttaaatcaagaaggattttctagacaagtgaaaattattgtcttgttttcaagtcaaaattaactgtgtttttgcttgaaattaataatctgccaatggggtaagaaaaataatattgttttctggatgaaataagatttttttccaaCCTCATTGgaagattgttttgcttgttctaagcaaaaactcacttaattttgacttgttttttctgaatttctttttagatatttttgctgtgAAACGACAAAaattctaagaaaagcattttttgcagtgcaccttAATAGTATACATACATGTCCAATTAAGACTGTCTAAAAGCCTTGTTGAGGGCAATGCAATACAAGtgatgtaatcagattacttcgTTTCAAGTAACCAGTAAActattgcatttttaatttacaacaaaatatctactttagttacttttttcaaataagtaatggcagttactttgttttccaatttattgactgacagtgaaaattttattttttaattaaattttaattttattaaccagtgtcttttctgcagaccttcaatgatccaactGGACATACCTATAAGCCAAACTTTACATAAACAGCATTTGTGTTTGGTTTGTTGGAGCTGTGccctctactgtacagatgtgaatttattCCTAACAATATCTATAACATACTTTTGGCATGAAAGGCAGTgctgggaaaagttacttttaaaagtaatgcattacaatattgcgttactccctaaaaagcaactaattactttttacagaaagtaatgtgttatggTACCTTTTCAGTTTCTTTTTCAGGgttcccgcggggtcttaaaaagccttAAAAGCATTGAATTTATTAATTTGGAAATAATACcttaaaaagactttaaaaagtcTTGAATTTTGATGTCTGGGTCTTAAAAATTGTGCTGTATGTAACTTCTCCGTGTTGTAATTTTCCTCAAAAGTTTCATTTGTCAACCACGATTATTTTGATTAAATGACGTAGTATAAATAAAGAGTGGCGGAACCAATAATTGAGAACGCAATGCAGCCCCGGGTCACAGTACAAAATACTGCGAACACGTAACGTTAATGCCTTCAGTAAATGAAGATCACGCGCTACAGCATCACAACCATAGactacaacacaacacaacacagacCTCAAGCAACAAGCAAAGGAGAAGCGCGAAAAATCAAGGAAAATCTCAGCATTCCACAGGACAGGTTGACTGACGCCGTTATATTTTTAACGTTTGTTTTTTCGTTAGTTAGCTACCAATTTCATTCTGAGGTTATGTAATGTGTAAATGCTAATGTTATGAAATGTAAATTTAATGAAGCGTGGCTGGATAAAAACTCTTTTCGTCATTGGTTAAAACCAGTGGACAACAACGTTTTTGAGGCTTTTTGCACCATATGCAAAAAAAGGATTCAGCTAGGTACAATGGGAATGAAGGCATTAGAGTCTCATGCCAAGTCGTCCAAGCACATGAACGCTCTCAGTGGACAAAAACAAACTCCTTCCATCGCCTGCGTGTTTCAACCAACTAATGTTAGCCAGCTAGCTGCTAATGTGCCTGAAGCGGCAGCAGGAGCTAATGTTAAAAAACAACATTGTTCGGCAAACTTTCTTGTGGCCTagtgaaatgtttttatttttcattaaaaatatttttcacccattccacatttgaaaaataaattaacacaAGTTCAaggattttgtttttctttgctgGTAGGAAGTGAAGTAggtattaattttttatataaatggtcttaaaaaggtcttaaaaagacttgaatttaacttgaagaaatcTGTAGGAACCctgctttttaaatctgggcagggcttgcttgtttgtttttaagataaaaagttctatttttggcaaatgtaaaagccctttcacactaaaagcctcaggctgaaggaaaaataAATTCACATTTGTACAGTAGAATGCAAAAGAAAGTTCaacaatcaaaaatgaagttcaacatttaaaaatgttagtATGGTTTAACTGGATCAtagaaggtcagcagcaaagacacaggtaaataaaatgggattaaatacatattgtaacatatttaattattgcgggttttgcatttgcatttttattcatttttaggaattctgaattattattatttttttcatgagtgagtgagatgaattaatgcatgttcacatttattcttgaACTAAAGCAACATGTAACATCTTACTCCCAATTTCTCTTAACAatgggacaggagagctttcaatcaataaatgggaaaacaaagtaactagcGTACTTATTTGAAACAGTAACTCAGATAtgttcttgtaaattaaaaagtaatgcattactttactagttacttgaaaaaagtaatctgattatgtcaCTTGCGTTAATTGAATGTTGTACCCCAGCACTAATGAAATggtttttacatttgccaaaaacggaactttatattttaaaaacaaacaagcaagcttaGCCCAGATGAGGAAAAAGTAACGCCAAAggaaagtaacacattactttccataaaaagtaactagttacttttttagggagtaacacaatattataatgcattacttttaaaaagcaACTTTTCCCAACACCCCCTTCAATGTATTTTGCTATGCTGAAATAATGTTTTGCTAAGAAATTAGACGATCAAGTTGGAGAGTGTCTGTAAATGGCAGTGCAGCATCTGATGCCACTGTGGTATTTGTACACGAATGAAATTAGACGGATGCTAGCTACTCGACAGCCAATTTTGAGAACTTGAGCATTTACAGTGAAGagtgagagacaaaataacaacaacaacaaaaaaaatcaagaaaaacgcatttcaaaaaagttataaattgatttgaaataagtatttgaccacTTAGCAAAACCCTTTGTTGGCaaacagaggtcagacgtttcttgtagttggccaccaggtttttccccactcctctttgcagatcctctccaagtcattaaggggctgacgtttggcaactcgaaccttcagctccctccacagattttctatgggattaaggactggctaggccactccagaaccttaatgtgcttcttcttgagccactcctttgttgccttggccgtgtgttttgggtcattgccatgctggaatacccatccatgacccttTTTTaatggttctcacccaagatttgacagtacatggccccatccatcatccctttgatgcggtgcagttgtcctgtctccttagcagaaaaacacccccaaagcgtAATGTTTCCATAttcatgtttgacggtggggatggtgttcttggggtcataggcagcattcctcctccaaacacggcgagttgagttgatgccaaagagctcaattttggtcttatctgaccacaacactttcacccagttctcctctgaatcattcagatgttcattggcaaacttcagatgggcatGTACATGTGTATGGCGTTTAAATAGACTCAAAAGTGGTGCGCACGAAAACCACGAGCACGCGAATGAAGCAAGCGCGCAAAACAGACCCACGAGAGGAAAAATAACAACGCGAGAGCGCATTTGTGCACCCAAGAGCGCGCGGAACAGTATTTAGGAGCGGGAATGAATACTGGCGCAAGCCCCTGCTGCCTAGCGCACAACTGCAAATGAGCGCTTGCGCGACTACTCTTCAACACTCGCTCGCTCCTCGAGCTGACTTTTGACACTTTGAGGGCGGGGCAATGACAACTACAATCTGCTGGCTCCCCaaatatattatttgttattatatattatttgttattactcTGACCCTGCCAACAAATCGAAAATGTATGGGCTCAATTCCCTCTTTCACATTTTCTGACCGAGATTGACTCACTGCTCACGTCTTTTTGTTTGACTAGTAATAATAAATGAGTCAGGTTTTTGGAAATATATGAAAAAATTATTTCTGTTAACTCTGATTAGGTTTAGATAGCTTTCCTTAATTGctcttacattattattattttttttttaaattattatatatgtttttcttATTCTAAGCAACATACCCccttactgtattttatttctcCTCTTCTTACTTCTATCTTCTTTAAATTGTTAATGTTCTCCTAAAGATGATTGTATATTTCATctgtttgaataaaaaaataaaataaaatctgccAGCTCCCCTCCCCCTTACAGCATTTACGTCAAAGAATCCCCAAGATGTCGGAGAAAAAGGAGGTAAAACACAATGGCACGCATTATTGTCCTTAATACCATAAGGAGGCAGCAAGAAAGGTCGTCTCACTGCTGCAAAGTGCCCTTTCCCGGCCTGCAACAAGAGACAGTGAGGATTGTTCTCATCTTTACCTATACTTACACTGATCTGCTTTTCTAAAAGATTGACAATTACATAATTTTGCACATTGATCATACAATGCATGATATTAAAGCAGCAATCTTATCACCATTTAATATAAAAGTAGTAGGGTGTAAACCTGCATGTGCTTTTCGGAGATATCGGCATAAGGTTAACAATAGGTTAACATGTTTACCTCTCAATTAATATATACTGTAGTAATGGCTTGATGACATGCATTTtataatctaaaattaaaaaattaatctaaaaattaaatgaataatgtTAAAAGTCTCATGGGTAGACTTGGTACATATTTTGCTCATTttataactgatttaaaaatataaaaattgagttaaatatctatatactgtattatattattaactgaggattatattattgttatattattattattataattattaactgATGATTTTATCGACATGCATTAGGCAGTAAACAAAATAAGTACCTTCGAAACTGTACAATTCAGTATCATATATTGAATATCTTGCACTGGAAACACAAAGACAAAGTCCTGCTACATGTTTAAACAAGAGTGAAACTGATTAAACAAATGACCAATCACAGGTGGGAAGACAAAAGTCATTGCCCCGCCCTCAAAGTGTCAAAAGTCAGCTCGAGGAGCGAGCGAGTGTTGAAGAGTAGTCGCGCAAGCGCTCATTTGCAGTTGTGCGCTCTAGGCAGCAGGGGCTTGCGCCAGTATTCATTTCCGCTCCTATGTTCTGCGCGCTCGCGGGTGCACAGATGCGCTCTCGCGTTGTTATTTTCCTCTCGTGGGTCCGTTTTGTGCGCTTGCTTCATTCGCGTGCTCGTGGTTTTCGTGTGTGCGACTTTTGAGTCTATTTAAACGCcatacatgtgctttcttgagtagggggaccttgcgggtgctgcaggattaTAGTCCTTCATGGTGTattgtgttaccaattgttttcttggtgactatagtCCCAGCTGccatgagatcattgacaagatccttctgtgtagttctgggctgattcctcatcgTTCTCATAATTATTTAAACTCTACGAGGTGAGATCTTACATGAAGCCTCTGActaagggagattgacagttattttgtgtttaataattcgcgaataatcgcaccaactgttgtcaccttctcaccaagctgcttggcgatggtcttgtagccaattccagccttgtgtaggtctacagtcttatccctgacatccttggacagctctttggtcttagccatggtggagagtttggaatctgattgattgcttctgtggacaggtgtcttttatacaggtgtcttttacctgtataaaagacacctgagaGCCAGAAATCGTGCTGATTGATAgtaatacttatttcactcattaaaatgcaaatctattaataacttttttgaaatttgtttttctggatttttttgttgttattctgtctctcactattaaaataaacctaccattaatattataaattgattgtttctttgacagtgggcaaacgtacaataTCACCAGGGgatcaatattttttttccctcactgtaataACTGCTGCATGCTTATAAAAAACAACATAATGTATATTAGTGTGGATGCTAATATACTTATCCTTGGTGTGAAAAAGATGATAATATAGTTATCCTTGGTGTTAAAAGGACTTGTTCTCACTTGTTTTGAAAGCACCAGGTTGAATGACGATGACTTTGACTCCCCAGCGTGACAGTTCCTGTCTAATCGCTCCACTGAACGAGATCAGGGCTGCTTTAGATGCACCATATCCCACAAATCCAGGAAGTGGAACTTCTCCTGAAGAAAAgcaaagattgatttcaaagctgtttttGCTTATTGGGATTTAATAATCCTTAATGGAATAGGATGTATGTTTTGTAAGAGACTTTTATGCACCTGAGATCTACAAAAatgcatgtttaaaaaaagtttacctGCCATACTGGATATGTTAATGAATCGTCCTTTGGATTGTCGTATTAGAGGCAGGAAGACTTGTGTAATCTCCACACTACCAATAAAATTGACATCTAagcattttttatacattttaattggCTGAATTTCTCCATCACACACATATCCCAGCACTCCAGCATTGTTCACTAGTGCCCACAGTCCTGTCCACAAGAGACAAGTCATACAAAATAACATCAGTGTACTGGTCTGCAAATGTACCACTTCTTTGTGAGTGTTAGTGAAGTTTACTGCTAGTATGTGAAGTTGCCAGGGCATTTCTATGCCTGATCTCTCCTTTAGTGTAAGACAATGAGGTTTTCTCACCTGTTTTGCCTGTTTGGCTCTGGATATACTGATTTGCCTTTGTGATCTGGCTGCTGTTGGTGATGTCTAACTGTAGGACGGTGAGGTTTGGAGATGCAGCTTTCTTCAGTTCAAGAGCTCCAGGACTGTGTTCATCCAGAACCCCTGCAAACACCCTCATCCCTGCGCTGTCCAAAAACCTGGCCAGATCATGACCAAAACCGGAATCACAACCTGTGCGACAAACACAAGCTCAGTTCCTTACACAATCACACTGTCACATATTCCACAATTCCAATGCACTATGGATCATTTTAGTTGGCTGTTGCAGTCTATACACACCAGGCCCAAATTGGAGGGCCTGTGTCCTGCAGAGactagctccaaccccaattagacacacctgaaccagctaatcaagctcttactaggcgtACTagaaactagggctgtgcaaatAATCGGATGTGATTACCATGCGCATCTTATCAGTAATGTCTGTTCTGTGATTAGTCGTAAATATCCATCACATGCTGTCAGATGGAgcggcatttactacacagagccgtagttcactgacaagctacacAATATTGTGTTCATTGGAGAAGTGAACTTTGGTTCTGGGTAGTAAATGCCGCTCCATCTGAGCTTTACAACTAATAACAGAACCGGCACTACTGACAAGATGCACATGGTAATCGCAGCCAATTACTTGCACAGCCCTACTAGAAACTTcccggcaggtgtgttgaggcaagttggagctaaactctgcaggaccctTGCCTTCCAGGACTGAGTTTGAGCACCTCTGATGTACACCAATCAGGCATAACATTATGACCACTGCCAAGTGAAGTGAATAACACTGATAATCTCTTCATAACGACACCTGTTAGTGGGTGGGATATATAAGGCAGCAAGTGAACATTTTGACTTCAAAGGACTTCAGGGAAAATGGGCAAGCGTAAGGATTTGAGCGAGTTTGACAAGGGCCAAATTTTGATGCCCAGCTAAACGACTGGGTCAGAGCATCTTCTGCTGCTCTTGTGGCGTATTCCCGGTCTGCAATGGTCAGTTATCTATCAAAAGTGTTCCAAGgaaggaacagtggtgaaccggTGACAGGGTCATGGGCggcaaaagctcactgatgcacGTGGGGAGCGAAGTCTGATCCCAACAGCCAAGCTGTTGTTGCTCAAGACCTAAATGCTGGTTCAAATGAAAAGgttaagtcaagtcacctttatttgtatagcacttttaacaatacagattgtgtcaaagcagctttacagtagtaaataataaaatagtgtgtcaataatgtaGTTTGTGAATAAAGTAACAGCCCTAGTACTgggccttgaggtactccatactgcaacTTGTGATCGGTATGGGGCTTATGGGGCTGCATAGTGGCAGACCAATCAGGGTTCCCATGCTGACCCCTGTCCACCGGCGAAAGCGCCAACAGTGGGCACGTGGGGAACAAATGACACCAGGATGCACTATGGGATAAAAAGCAAGCCAGCAGAAGCAGTGTGATGCTTTGGGCAATGTTCTGCTAGGAAACCTTGGGTCCTGCCATCCATGTAGACATTATTTTGACATGTACAACCTACCTAAGCATTGCTGAAGACCATGTACACCCTTTCATGGAAACGGTATTCCTTGGTGGCCATGGCCTCTTTCAGCAGGTAATGCATCCTGCTacaaagcaaaaatggttcaggaatgGTTTAAGGAGCACAACAAGTAGTTTGACTTGGCCTCCAAATTCCCCAGATCTCAATCCAACTGAGATCTTGGTGCCAGATACCACACCTCCAGGGGTCTAGTGGAGCCCATGTCTCACTGGGTCAGGGCAACAAAAGTGGGGCCAACACAATATTAGAAGGTGGTCACAATGTTATGCCTGTTCGGTGAATATGTAATACTGCAGCAGTTCATATTTGTTTATCATTTTGACCTGGACAGAAGTCTGTGTCAAGTGACATCACAATAATACAGCAGTGATTTATGGTCTTACTTGGTGCTGTTAACCTTACTGAGAGAAGTTCACAGTGCAAAGTTCACTAGGGTGGCAGGGAAATATTGATTTACTGGGTAAAACATGTTCACATTTCTTTGCATAAAGACAGTTTTAGTTATTAGACCATTAATATTTTATGTACAGTGCAGTGGTAAGAACATTTACCACTAAATTCTCATTACTGTTACATTTCTATTTATtactattacatttttatatacaaATGTATACAGATGTATACATTTTG is part of the Garra rufa chromosome 25, GarRuf1.0, whole genome shotgun sequence genome and encodes:
- the hsd17b2 gene encoding 17-beta-hydroxysteroid dehydrogenase type 2, whose translation is MEGIVESSLGFLYDLLVVICVGLMLLRVAEGQSVRWLVLLMVSGVTLSCLVHSIALKVGLVSLLCSVIHYVGKEEVMLPTQNKAVLITGCDSGFGHDLARFLDSAGMRVFAGVLDEHSPGALELKKAASPNLTVLQLDITNSSQITKANQYIQSQTGKTGLWALVNNAGVLGYVCDGEIQPIKMYKKCLDVNFIGSVEITQVFLPLIRQSKGRFINISSMAGEVPLPGFVGYGASKAALISFSGAIRQELSRWGVKVIVIQPGAFKTNILGSREQWNSTQEDILSGLSQEVMASYGEEYIQSMQQRLVNMTSASSSDLGPVLETLKHAILSPRPKPFYYPGALAWALPLLYRHCPTSLSDRILSRMFMSSDVQPAELLNS